One window of Trichoderma breve strain T069 chromosome 3, whole genome shotgun sequence genomic DNA carries:
- a CDS encoding alpha/beta hydrolase fold domain-containing protein, which yields MKTSLLLGSLGLLSKAAAANAPVAKPFTRTALPAAELPAANANLNMSLTTGIPLSTLKSLQNEWLTSFNWTKEQEQINTYNHFTVQIGAQNVHFIHEKSKDPNAIPLILLHGWPGSFLEMTHLVDQLKSNSSQPFHIVVPSLPGFGFSSPAPNGWEISDTATLFNTLMTQVLGYKTYAVHGTDWGSGVAFDMYDQFNTTVKAVHFAFLPFFALTPEQLAAQGIALAADEIELEDRAMDFENSGTGYYIEQTTTVNTVGLALYDNPVGQLAWLAEKFVIWSDPRRGTGPSFMTDNEILRHVSLYYLTQTFDSAAFVYAQNPDGFSHTYRTARSKQPLLFTNFQYNILFYPEKLVATIGNLVYYNKVQFGGHFPGVDNPTALASDIRLIGKYFKP from the exons atgaagacttctcttcttcttggctccCTCGGGCTGCTGTCCAAGGCAGCTGCGGCAAACGCTCCAGTCGCAAAGCCCTTCACA AGGACtgctcttccagcagcagagctcCCCGCCGCCAATGCAAACCTGAATATGAGCTTGACGACGGGAATTCCACTCTCTACGCTCAAGAGTCTGCAGAATGAATGGTTAACTAGCTTTAACTGGACGAAGGAACAAGAGCAGATCAACAC ATACAACCACTTTACAGTTCAAATCGGAGCTCAAAATGTCCATTTCATCCATGAAAAGTCCAAGGATCCCAACGCCATTCCTCTCATCCTGCTCCACGGCTGGCCCGGCTCGTTCCTGGAAATGACACACCTAGTCGACCAGCTGAAGAGCAactccagccagccattcCACATCGTGGTGCCATCTCTCCCCGGCTTCGGCTTCTCCTCTCCCGCGCCCAATGGCTGGGAAATTTCCGACACGGCAACCTTGTTCAACACGCTCATGACGCAGGTGTTGGGGTACAAGACGTATGCCGTGCACGGAACGGACTGGGGCAGCGGCGTGGCGTTTGACATGTACGATCAGTTCAACACCACCGTCAAGGCGGTGCACTTTGCgtttttgcccttttttGCGCTGACGCCGGAGCAATTGGCAGCGCAGGGTATTGCGCTTGCGGCGGACGAGATTGAGCTGGAGGATAGGGCCATGGACTTTGAGAACTCGGGCACGGGCTACTATATTGAACAGACAACTACG GTGAATACGGTTGGCCTTGCTCTATATGACAACCCCGTCGGGCAACTGGCATGGCTTGCTGAAAAGTTTGTCATCT GGTCCGACCCACGACGAGGCACCGGCCCGTCGTTCATGACGGACAATGAGATTCTCAGGCATGTGTCCTTGTACTATCTGACGCAGACGTTCGACTCCGCCGCCTTTGTTTACGCCCAGAATCCCGACGGCTTCTCGCACACTTACCGAACCGCCAGGAGCAAGCAGCCTCTGCTGTTCACCAACTTTCAGTACAACATTCTGTTTTACCCGGAGAAGCTGGTGGCGACGATTGGCAACCTGGTCTACTACAACA AGGTACAATTCGGTGGCCACTTCCCTGGTGTGGACAACCCGACAGCGCTGGCAAGTGATATTCGATTGATTGGAAAATATTTCAAGCCGTAA
- a CDS encoding 2OG-Fe(II) oxygenase superfamily domain-containing protein has product MATETVTATTELRLASPSGIVTRKILRTPLRDALPSEIPIIDISPIFSSSLEERQAVAQQVRAAAQNMGFFYIKNHGIPEDAIQDVYEAGLEFFRQDLETKMRADSSGTRWDKGYQGPNTQRLNPVESVDLRESFSYQYDPRYDDTVGEDGIGNIPEEAREYLAWEDDYPWEQTRNLPRLKESMMRHMGECLRLARALTRCFALSLGLEEGLFDEKVRYPEKDVGKNEEEEDKKVSIGSHTDFQLFTILWQDLHGGLEVLNKEGQWLRAKPIEGTLVVNLGDCMQRITNDEYTSTVHRARNYSGKERVSIPVFWGFGLHETCSVVVGGEKKKYEDVKCADWIMMRIRGMKQLE; this is encoded by the exons ATGGCTACAGAAACAGTCACCGCAACGACGGAACTCCGTCTCGCATCGCCCAGCGGCATCGTCACACGAAAGATTCTTCGCACTCCCCTCCGCGACGCCCTGCCGTCCGAAATCCCCATCATCGACATCTCGCCGATATTCAGCTCGTCGCTCGAAGAGAGGCAGGCCGTAGCCCAGCAAGTTCGTGCCGCCGCGCAGAACATGGGCTTCTTTTACATCAAGAACCACGGCATCCCCGAAGACGCGATACAGGACGTGTACGAGGCTGGGTTGGAGTTTTTTAGACAAGATTTAGAAACGAAGATGAGGGCGGATTCGAGCGGGACGAGGTGGGATAAGGGATATCAGGGGCCGAATACGCAGCGGCTGAATCCGGTTGAGAGTGTCGATTTGCGGGAGTCGTTTTCGTATCAGTATGATCCACGGTATGATGATACTGTTGGGGAGGATGGGATAGGGAATATTCCGGAGGAGGCGAGGGAGTATTTGGCTTGGGAGGATGATTATCCGTGGGAGCAGACGAGGAATTTGCCGAGGTTGAAGGAGAGCATGATGAGGCATATGGGGGAGTGTTTGAGGTTGGCGAGGGCGCTGACGAGATGTTTTGCGTTGTCGTTGGGGTTGGAGGAGGGATTGTTTGATGAGAAGGTGAGGTATCCGG AAAAAGATGTAGGGaagaatgaggaggaggaggataaGAAGGTGTCGATTGGATCGCATACGGACTTTCAGCTATTTACGATTCTATGGCAGGATTTACATGGTGGGCTTGAGGTTCTCAACAAGGAGGGCCAATGGCTCCGCGCGAAGCCGATAGAGGGCACGCTGGTTGTGAATCTGGGGGACTGCATGCAAAGAATTACGAATGATGAGTATACGAGCACGGTTCATAGAGCGAGGAATTACAGTGGCAAGGAGAGGGTGAGCATTCCCGTGTTTTGGGGGTTTGGACTGCATGAGACGTGTAGTGTTGTTgttggaggggagaagaagaagtatgaGGATGTCAAGTGTGCGGATTGGATTATGATGCGGATTCGGgggatgaagcagctggagtgA